From Streptomyces sp. NBC_00370, a single genomic window includes:
- a CDS encoding ROK family glucokinase, which translates to MSTYRDFAGRGSTRGTVLRTVGTRERRSHLTAPRVPTVGIDIGGTKVMAGVVDADGNILEKLRTETPDKSKSPRVVEDTIVELVLDLSDRHDVHAVGIGAAGWVDADRSKVLFAPHLAWRDEPLRDALASRLAVPVMVDNDANTAAWAEWRFGAGRGEDHLVMITLGTGIGGAILEDGQVKRGKFGVAGEFGHMQVVPGGHRCPCGNRGCWEQYSSGNALVREAKELAAADSPVAYSLIDRVKGNVHEITGPLITELARDGDAMCVELFQDIGQWLGVGIANLAAALDPSCFVIGGGVSAADDLLIGPARDAFRRHLTGRGYRPEARIVKAELGPEAGMVGAADLARLVARRFRRATRRRVERHERYERYAQAIRTTRTTPTQEPPS; encoded by the coding sequence ATGAGTACGTACCGTGACTTCGCCGGCCGCGGCAGCACCCGCGGCACCGTCCTGCGGACCGTCGGCACCCGTGAGCGGCGCTCCCATCTGACCGCGCCCAGGGTGCCCACCGTCGGTATCGACATCGGCGGTACGAAGGTGATGGCGGGCGTCGTCGACGCCGACGGCAACATCCTGGAGAAGCTGCGCACCGAGACGCCCGACAAGTCCAAGAGCCCCCGGGTCGTCGAGGACACCATCGTGGAGCTGGTCCTCGACCTCTCCGACCGGCACGACGTGCACGCCGTCGGCATCGGAGCGGCCGGCTGGGTCGACGCCGACCGCTCCAAGGTGCTGTTCGCCCCCCACCTGGCCTGGCGCGACGAACCCCTCAGGGACGCGCTCGCCTCCCGGCTCGCCGTCCCCGTGATGGTCGACAACGACGCCAACACCGCCGCCTGGGCGGAATGGCGCTTCGGCGCGGGCCGCGGCGAGGACCATCTGGTCATGATCACGCTCGGTACCGGGATCGGCGGCGCGATCCTGGAGGACGGCCAGGTCAAGCGCGGCAAGTTCGGCGTCGCAGGCGAGTTCGGCCATATGCAGGTCGTGCCGGGCGGCCACCGTTGCCCGTGCGGCAACCGCGGCTGCTGGGAGCAGTACAGCTCGGGCAACGCCCTCGTCCGGGAGGCCAAGGAACTCGCCGCGGCCGACTCGCCCGTCGCGTACAGCCTCATCGACCGGGTCAAGGGCAACGTCCACGAGATCACCGGACCGCTGATCACCGAGCTGGCCCGCGACGGCGACGCCATGTGCGTCGAGCTGTTCCAGGACATCGGACAGTGGCTCGGGGTCGGCATCGCCAACCTGGCGGCGGCGCTCGACCCGTCCTGCTTCGTCATCGGCGGCGGCGTCAGCGCGGCGGACGACCTGCTGATCGGCCCGGCGCGCGACGCGTTCCGCCGGCACCTCACGGGGCGCGGCTACCGCCCCGAGGCCCGTATCGTGAAGGCAGAGCTCGGTCCCGAGGCCGGCATGGTCGGCGCCGCCGACCTGGCCCGGCTGGTGGCCCGCAGGTTCCGCCGGGCCACCCGCCGCCGGGTGGAGCGGCACGAGCGCTACGAACGCTACGCACAGGCCATCAGGACCACCCGCACGACCCCGACCCAGGAACCGCCGTCATGA
- a CDS encoding DUF6278 family protein — MNIPFLDNWRRKHAGIQATPLATAVGGEQEGVTELLSECELLRVRAGQSGLRLDDSPGSLDELDQLPPRWRDDPEEMPWLGNDAGLYLGTVIVRTVPGALWHIWPGGHPVVRLASGREIQVVEAGLEWAVTGTPELAQVYAEAAEA; from the coding sequence ATGAACATCCCCTTCTTGGACAACTGGCGCAGGAAGCACGCCGGTATCCAGGCGACGCCGCTCGCCACCGCGGTCGGCGGCGAGCAGGAGGGCGTCACGGAGCTGCTCTCGGAGTGCGAACTGCTGCGCGTCCGGGCGGGGCAGAGCGGTCTGAGACTCGACGACTCGCCGGGGTCCCTGGACGAACTCGACCAGCTCCCGCCGCGCTGGCGTGACGACCCCGAGGAGATGCCCTGGCTGGGCAACGACGCGGGGCTGTATCTGGGCACGGTGATCGTCCGGACGGTCCCCGGCGCCCTCTGGCACATCTGGCCGGGCGGTCACCCGGTGGTGCGGCTCGCCTCCGGCCGGGAGATCCAGGTGGTGGAGGCCGGGCTCGAATGGGCGGTCACCGGCACCCCCGAACTGGCCCAGGTCTACGCGGAGGCGGCCGAGGCCTGA
- a CDS encoding MerR family transcriptional regulator: MRIGELAARTGVSIRSLRYYEEQGLLASTRSPSGQRHYTDDEVERVWFIQRLYTAGLSSRTIAELLPCVDSPSTDNSDAALARMAQEHARLAAHIRDLTRTQEALEALMETARAHRETLREPAHH, from the coding sequence ATGCGTATCGGGGAACTCGCCGCACGTACCGGAGTCAGCATCCGGTCCCTGCGCTACTACGAGGAGCAGGGCCTGCTCGCCAGCACCCGCAGCCCCAGCGGCCAGCGGCACTACACGGACGACGAGGTCGAGCGCGTCTGGTTCATCCAACGCCTCTACACCGCGGGCCTGTCCAGCCGCACCATCGCCGAACTGCTGCCGTGCGTCGACTCCCCGAGCACGGACAACTCCGACGCCGCGCTGGCACGCATGGCCCAGGAACACGCCCGGCTCGCCGCCCACATCCGCGACCTCACGCGCACCCAGGAGGCCCTGGAGGCGCTGATGGAGACGGCCCGCGCCCACCGCGAGACCCTGCGCGAACCGGCGCACCACTGA
- a CDS encoding ATP-binding cassette domain-containing protein yields MSEPQTDPTDQPQPDTAPRTEPAPDPRPEQRATPLVELADVSKYYGNVRALEGVSLEVHPGEITCVLGDNGAGKSTLIKIIAGLHQHDSGDFLIEGAKASLSSPREALDLGIATVYQDLAVVPLMPVWRNFFLGSEPTKGAGPFKRLDVRLMRETTRSELLRMGIDLRDVDQPIGTLSGGERQCVAIARAVYFGAKVLVLDEPTAALGVKQSGVVLKYVAAARDAGLGVVLITHNPHHAYLVGNRFVLLKRGVMAGSHTKDSITLDEITRQMAGGSELEELSHELAAAPAPSHFGGRPAETAGRTEKAGTAEKD; encoded by the coding sequence ATGAGCGAGCCGCAGACCGACCCGACGGACCAGCCGCAGCCGGACACGGCGCCGCGGACGGAGCCGGCACCGGACCCCCGGCCCGAGCAGCGGGCGACGCCCCTGGTCGAGCTGGCCGACGTCAGCAAGTACTACGGCAATGTCCGCGCCCTGGAAGGCGTCTCGCTGGAGGTGCACCCCGGCGAGATCACCTGTGTGCTCGGCGACAACGGCGCGGGCAAGTCCACCCTGATCAAGATCATCGCCGGGCTGCACCAGCACGACTCGGGCGACTTCCTGATCGAGGGCGCGAAGGCCTCGCTGTCCTCCCCGCGCGAGGCCCTGGACCTGGGGATCGCCACGGTCTACCAGGACCTCGCCGTCGTCCCGCTGATGCCGGTGTGGCGCAACTTCTTCCTCGGCTCCGAGCCGACGAAGGGGGCGGGCCCCTTCAAGCGGCTCGACGTCAGGCTGATGCGTGAGACGACCCGCTCCGAGCTGCTGCGGATGGGCATCGACCTGCGCGACGTCGACCAGCCCATCGGCACCCTGTCCGGCGGTGAGCGCCAGTGCGTCGCCATCGCGCGCGCCGTCTACTTCGGCGCGAAGGTGCTGGTCCTGGACGAGCCGACGGCGGCGCTCGGGGTCAAGCAGTCCGGCGTGGTGCTGAAGTACGTGGCCGCGGCGCGCGACGCGGGCCTCGGCGTGGTGCTCATCACCCACAACCCGCACCACGCGTATCTCGTCGGCAACCGCTTCGTGCTGCTCAAGCGCGGGGTCATGGCGGGCAGCCACACCAAGGACTCGATCACCCTGGACGAGATCACCCGGCAGATGGCCGGCGGCTCCGAGCTGGAGGAGCTGAGCCACGAACTGGCCGCAGCCCCGGCCCCGAGCCATTTCGGCGGGCGTCCGGCCGAGACGGCCGGGAGGACCGAGAAGGCCGGCACGGCCGAGAAGGACTGA
- a CDS encoding ABC transporter permease has translation MTTTAPPVGSKPDGGAEPDERLLRTSPLRKLLGRPELGSVVGAVAVFLFFAVVADSFLRGSSFGTVLYAASTIGIMAVPVALLMIGGEFDLSAGVMVTSSALISSMFSYQMTANVWVGVGVSLLVTLALGAFNGVMLTRTKLPSFIITLGTYLMLIGLNLGLTKLISGTVSTKSIGDMEGFPSAKKLFASEWTVGGVELKVTILWWAVLVALATWILLRTRFGNWIFAAGGNADAARAVGVPVMRTKILLYMGVAFCAWVSGQHLLFSFDVVQSGEGVGNELIYIIAAVIGGCLITGGYGSAIGAAVGAFIFGMTSKGIVYAEWNPDWFKFFLGAMLLLATLLNAWVRKRAEATR, from the coding sequence ATGACGACGACAGCGCCACCGGTGGGCAGCAAGCCGGACGGCGGCGCCGAACCCGACGAGCGGCTGCTGCGCACCTCACCGCTGCGCAAGCTGCTCGGCAGGCCGGAACTGGGCTCGGTCGTGGGCGCCGTCGCGGTCTTCCTCTTCTTCGCCGTCGTCGCCGACTCGTTCCTGCGCGGCTCCAGCTTCGGCACCGTCCTGTACGCGGCGTCCACGATCGGCATCATGGCGGTGCCGGTGGCGCTGCTGATGATCGGCGGCGAGTTCGACCTGTCGGCCGGTGTGATGGTGACCAGCTCGGCGCTGATCTCCTCGATGTTCAGCTACCAGATGACCGCCAACGTCTGGGTGGGCGTGGGGGTTTCCCTGCTGGTGACCCTCGCGCTCGGCGCCTTCAACGGCGTCATGCTGACCCGTACCAAACTGCCGAGCTTCATCATCACGCTCGGCACGTATCTGATGCTCATCGGCCTCAACCTCGGTCTGACGAAGCTCATCAGCGGCACGGTCTCGACCAAGTCCATCGGCGACATGGAGGGTTTCCCCTCGGCGAAGAAGCTGTTCGCCTCGGAGTGGACCGTCGGCGGCGTCGAGCTGAAGGTCACCATCCTGTGGTGGGCCGTCCTGGTCGCGCTCGCCACCTGGATCCTGCTGCGGACCCGCTTCGGCAACTGGATCTTCGCCGCCGGCGGCAACGCCGACGCGGCACGCGCCGTCGGTGTCCCCGTGATGCGCACCAAGATCCTGCTGTACATGGGCGTGGCGTTCTGCGCCTGGGTCTCCGGGCAGCACCTGCTGTTCTCCTTCGACGTCGTCCAGTCGGGCGAGGGCGTCGGGAACGAGCTGATCTACATCATCGCGGCCGTCATCGGCGGCTGTCTGATCACCGGCGGCTACGGTTCGGCGATCGGCGCCGCTGTCGGCGCCTTCATCTTCGGCATGACCAGCAAGGGCATCGTGTACGCGGAGTGGAACCCGGACTGGTTCAAGTTCTTCCTCGGAGCGATGCTCCTTCTGGCCACCCTGCTCAACGCGTGGGTGCGTAAGCGCGCGGAGGCGACCCGATGA
- the ggt gene encoding gamma-glutamyltransferase gives MRRSAARNVSLVAVAAAMLSIGAVAPSAARQSAAPPGTPAKTPVATGYGGAVASVDTDATAAGIDVLKHGGNAVDAAVATAAALGVTEPYSAGIGGGGYFVYYDAKSRSVHTIDGRETAPKSADTSLFLENGKPLAFADAVTSGRSVGTPGTAATWDTALDSWGSKSLGQVLKPAERLAKNGFTVDDTFRSQTKDNQARFADFPASAKIFLPGGQLPVVGSALKNPDLARTYEELGRKGTDLLYRGALGRDIVRTVRKPPVAPGSTRNVRTGDLTAADLAAYRTVKRAPTEVSYRGLDVYGMAPSSSGGTSVGEALNILERSRLSKESQAQYLHHYIEASRIAFADRGRWVGDPAFEDVPTKGLLSQRFADSRACLISDDAVLSSPLAPGDPRRPAPCAPGGTAAPTTYEGENTTHLTVADKWGNVVAYTLTIEQTGGSAITVPGRGFLLNNELTDFSFAPANPAVHDPNLPGPGKRPRSSISPTIVLDKHSRPVLAVGSPGGATIITTVLQTLTGRIDRGLALDDAIAAPRASQRNAAATELEPALWNSPLRAQLEAVGHSFTQVAEIGAATGVERLPDGRWQAAAEPVRRGGGSAMVVRPAGR, from the coding sequence ATGCGTCGCTCAGCCGCACGGAATGTCTCGCTTGTCGCCGTCGCCGCGGCCATGCTGTCGATCGGAGCCGTGGCACCTTCCGCCGCACGGCAGTCGGCCGCGCCACCCGGCACGCCGGCGAAGACACCGGTGGCCACCGGCTACGGCGGCGCGGTGGCCAGCGTCGACACCGACGCGACGGCCGCGGGGATCGACGTGCTCAAGCACGGCGGCAACGCCGTGGACGCCGCCGTCGCCACGGCGGCCGCGCTCGGTGTCACCGAGCCGTACTCGGCGGGCATCGGCGGTGGCGGCTACTTCGTCTACTACGACGCCAAGAGCCGCAGCGTCCACACGATCGACGGCCGCGAGACCGCGCCCAAGTCGGCGGACACCTCGCTCTTCCTGGAGAACGGCAAACCCCTCGCCTTCGCCGACGCGGTGACCAGCGGCCGCAGCGTCGGCACCCCCGGCACGGCCGCCACCTGGGACACCGCCCTCGACTCCTGGGGCAGCAAGTCCCTCGGCCAGGTGCTGAAGCCCGCCGAGCGGCTGGCGAAGAACGGGTTCACCGTCGACGACACGTTCCGCTCCCAGACCAAGGACAACCAGGCGCGGTTCGCCGACTTCCCCGCCTCCGCGAAGATCTTCCTGCCCGGCGGACAGCTGCCGGTCGTCGGCTCCGCGCTGAAGAACCCGGATCTGGCCCGGACCTACGAGGAGTTGGGCCGCAAGGGCACCGATCTGCTCTACCGGGGCGCGCTCGGCCGCGACATCGTCCGTACGGTGCGCAAGCCGCCCGTCGCGCCCGGCTCCACCCGTAACGTCCGCACCGGCGATCTGACCGCCGCCGACCTGGCCGCCTACCGCACGGTGAAGCGGGCCCCCACCGAGGTCTCCTACCGGGGACTCGACGTGTACGGCATGGCGCCGTCGTCCTCGGGCGGCACGAGCGTCGGTGAAGCGCTCAACATCCTTGAGCGCAGCCGCCTTTCGAAGGAATCCCAGGCGCAGTACCTGCACCACTACATCGAGGCGAGCCGGATCGCCTTCGCCGACCGCGGCCGCTGGGTCGGTGACCCGGCCTTCGAGGACGTCCCCACCAAGGGCCTGCTCTCGCAGCGGTTCGCCGACTCGCGCGCCTGCCTGATCTCCGACGACGCGGTCCTCAGCAGCCCGCTCGCACCCGGTGACCCCCGCCGTCCCGCGCCCTGCGCGCCCGGCGGCACGGCCGCGCCGACGACGTACGAGGGCGAGAACACCACGCACCTCACCGTGGCCGACAAGTGGGGCAACGTCGTCGCGTACACGCTCACCATCGAGCAGACCGGCGGCAGCGCCATCACCGTGCCGGGCCGCGGCTTCCTGCTCAACAACGAGCTGACGGACTTCTCCTTCGCCCCGGCGAACCCCGCCGTGCACGACCCGAACCTGCCGGGCCCCGGCAAGCGGCCGCGCTCCTCGATCTCCCCGACGATCGTCCTCGACAAGCACAGCCGCCCGGTGCTCGCCGTCGGCTCACCCGGCGGCGCGACCATCATCACGACCGTGCTGCAGACCCTGACCGGCCGTATCGACCGGGGTCTGGCACTGGACGACGCGATTGCCGCACCGCGCGCCAGCCAGCGCAACGCCGCCGCGACCGAACTCGAACCGGCCCTGTGGAACAGCCCGTTGCGCGCGCAGCTGGAGGCCGTCGGACACTCCTTCACCCAGGTCGCCGAGATCGGCGCCGCCACCGGCGTCGAGCGGCTGCCTGACGGCCGCTGGCAGGCCGCCGCCGAACCGGTACGCCGCGGCGGCGGCTCGGCGATGGTGGTACGGCCCGCCGGCCGGTAG
- a CDS encoding MBL fold metallo-hydrolase, with translation MKLTKKTHSCIRLEKDGRTLVIDPGGFSEQDAAAGADAVLVTHEHPDHFHEGRLRAALEANPAAELWTLSSVADQVSAAFPGRVHTVGHGDTFSAAGFDVQVHGELHAVIHPDIPRITNVGYLLDGSVFHPGDALTVPDQQVETLLLPVHAPWNKLSEVIDYVREVKPLRAFDIHDALLTELARPVYDGQIGALAAADHARFASGDSTEV, from the coding sequence GTGAAGCTCACCAAGAAGACGCACTCCTGTATCCGGCTGGAGAAGGACGGGCGGACACTCGTCATCGACCCCGGAGGCTTCAGCGAGCAGGACGCGGCGGCCGGCGCCGACGCCGTGCTCGTCACCCATGAGCACCCCGACCACTTCCACGAGGGCAGGCTCCGCGCGGCGCTCGAAGCGAACCCCGCCGCCGAGCTGTGGACGCTGAGCAGCGTCGCCGACCAGGTCTCGGCGGCCTTTCCCGGCCGGGTGCACACCGTCGGCCACGGGGACACCTTCAGCGCCGCCGGATTCGACGTACAGGTGCACGGCGAGCTGCACGCCGTGATCCACCCCGACATCCCGCGCATCACCAATGTCGGCTATCTCCTGGACGGCTCGGTGTTCCACCCCGGCGACGCGCTGACCGTGCCGGACCAGCAGGTCGAGACCCTGCTGCTGCCGGTGCACGCGCCGTGGAACAAGCTCTCCGAGGTGATCGACTACGTCCGCGAGGTCAAGCCCCTGCGGGCCTTCGACATCCATGACGCGCTGCTCACCGAGCTGGCCCGGCCGGTCTACGACGGGCAGATCGGCGCCCTGGCAGCCGCCGACCACGCCAGGTTCGCATCCGGCGACTCCACCGAGGTCTGA
- a CDS encoding alkene reductase produces MTSLFHSYRFGDLTLPNRLVMAPMTRIRAAADGLATPSMATYYAQRATAGLIVTEGVQPSLVGQSSPGTPGLHTDEQVAAWRPVTAAVHASGGRIFAQLMHGGRVSHPDTTGSVPVGPSAVPAVGEVFTPTGPKPAPVPRALDTAEVPEHAESYALAARRAVDAGFDGVELHGANGYLISQFLSSNANLRTDRYGGSTANRIRFAVEAVAATAAAVGGHRTGIRLSPAAGFWGVEETDSAALYAELLTELARLDLAYVHLEATADEEVLLGLRRAWPGTLIMNPVLPMGAKQTGLAEADHWLGLGAELISFGRAFLANPDLVERLRGGLPLAPVDETTYYQGGDAGYLTYPAYQHTAA; encoded by the coding sequence ATGACGAGCCTTTTCCACTCCTACCGGTTCGGTGACCTGACCCTGCCCAACCGGCTGGTGATGGCCCCCATGACCCGGATCAGGGCTGCGGCCGACGGGCTGGCGACGCCGTCCATGGCGACGTACTACGCCCAGCGGGCGACGGCCGGACTGATCGTGACCGAGGGGGTGCAGCCCAGTCTTGTCGGGCAGTCCAGCCCGGGCACGCCGGGGCTGCACACCGACGAACAGGTCGCGGCGTGGCGTCCGGTGACGGCGGCGGTGCACGCCAGCGGCGGACGGATCTTCGCCCAGCTCATGCACGGCGGGCGGGTCTCGCACCCCGACACCACCGGCAGCGTGCCCGTGGGACCGTCGGCCGTGCCCGCCGTCGGCGAGGTGTTCACGCCGACCGGCCCCAAGCCCGCGCCGGTGCCGCGCGCCCTGGACACCGCCGAGGTCCCGGAACACGCCGAGTCGTACGCGCTGGCCGCCCGGCGCGCCGTCGACGCCGGTTTCGACGGGGTGGAGCTGCACGGCGCCAACGGCTATCTCATCTCGCAGTTCCTGTCGTCCAACGCCAATCTGCGGACAGACCGTTACGGGGGCTCGACGGCGAACCGGATCCGCTTCGCCGTCGAGGCGGTGGCGGCGACCGCCGCTGCCGTCGGCGGGCACAGGACCGGGATCCGGCTCTCTCCGGCCGCCGGGTTCTGGGGAGTCGAGGAGACCGACTCGGCCGCCCTGTACGCCGAGTTGCTGACCGAACTGGCCCGGCTCGACCTGGCCTACGTCCATCTGGAGGCCACCGCCGACGAAGAGGTGCTGCTCGGCCTGCGGCGCGCCTGGCCCGGCACCTTGATCATGAATCCGGTGCTGCCCATGGGCGCCAAGCAGACCGGCCTGGCCGAGGCCGACCACTGGCTGGGCCTCGGCGCCGAACTCATCAGCTTCGGCCGCGCGTTTCTCGCCAACCCGGACCTGGTCGAGCGGCTGCGCGGCGGGCTGCCGCTCGCCCCCGTCGACGAGACGACGTACTACCAGGGCGGTGACGCGGGCTATCTCACCTACCCCGCGTATCAGCACACGGCGGCGTAA
- the pcaDC gene encoding bifunctional 3-oxoadipate enol-lactonase/4-carboxymuconolactone decarboxylase PcaDC, producing MDGPEDAPVLVLGPSLGTTWHMWDRQVPELARHWRVVRFDLPGHGGAPAHAASGIPELAQRLLATLDALGVQRFGYAGCSIAAAVGAELALRRPDRIASLAVVAASPRFGTADEFRQRGVIVRANGLDPMARAAPERWFTPGFAAAQPAIVEWAVQMVRTTDPGCYIAACEALAAFDIRAELGRIAVPTLVLVGAEDQVTGPAEARTLVAGIPDARLALVPGASHLAPVEQPAAVTDLLLRHFSTAWYNPNDTSTGLTVLPESRFAPSLSASVGPVAEIAPAEQPPQVATGHADPYEAGMRVRRQVLGDAHVDRVLAASDDFDGDFQDLITRYAWGEVWTRDGLDRRTRSCVTLTALVAGGHLDELAFHTRAALRNGLTPAEIKEVLIQTAVYCGVPAANSAFRVARAVIQEETAPGA from the coding sequence ATGGACGGTCCCGAAGACGCGCCCGTGCTGGTCCTCGGCCCCTCGCTGGGGACCACCTGGCATATGTGGGATCGTCAGGTGCCCGAGCTGGCCCGGCACTGGCGGGTGGTCCGGTTCGACCTGCCGGGGCACGGCGGTGCTCCCGCCCACGCGGCCAGCGGCATTCCGGAGCTGGCGCAGCGGCTGCTCGCCACGCTCGACGCCCTCGGGGTCCAGCGGTTCGGCTACGCGGGCTGTTCCATCGCCGCCGCCGTCGGCGCCGAGCTGGCGCTGCGCCGGCCCGACCGGATCGCCTCGCTCGCCGTGGTGGCGGCGTCGCCGCGGTTCGGGACCGCCGACGAGTTCCGCCAGCGCGGTGTGATCGTCCGGGCCAACGGGCTCGACCCGATGGCGCGCGCCGCTCCCGAGCGCTGGTTCACGCCGGGCTTCGCCGCCGCCCAGCCGGCCATCGTCGAGTGGGCCGTCCAGATGGTGCGCACCACCGACCCCGGCTGCTACATCGCCGCCTGCGAGGCGCTGGCCGCCTTCGACATCCGGGCCGAGCTGGGCCGTATCGCCGTGCCGACGCTCGTACTCGTCGGCGCCGAGGACCAGGTCACCGGGCCCGCCGAGGCGCGCACCCTGGTCGCCGGCATACCGGACGCCCGGCTCGCGCTGGTGCCCGGCGCCTCGCACCTGGCGCCGGTCGAGCAGCCCGCCGCCGTCACCGACCTGCTGCTGCGGCACTTCTCCACCGCCTGGTACAACCCGAACGACACCTCCACCGGCCTGACCGTGCTCCCCGAGAGCCGGTTCGCGCCGAGCCTGTCGGCAAGCGTGGGACCCGTCGCCGAGATCGCGCCGGCCGAACAGCCGCCGCAGGTCGCGACGGGCCACGCCGACCCGTACGAGGCGGGCATGCGGGTACGCAGGCAGGTGCTCGGCGACGCCCATGTGGACCGCGTCCTCGCCGCCTCCGACGACTTCGACGGCGACTTCCAGGACCTGATCACCCGCTACGCCTGGGGCGAGGTGTGGACCAGGGACGGCCTGGACCGCCGCACCCGCAGCTGTGTGACGCTCACCGCGCTCGTCGCGGGCGGACACCTGGACGAGCTGGCCTTCCACACCCGGGCGGCGCTCCGTAACGGACTCACCCCCGCCGAGATCAAGGAAGTACTGATCCAGACAGCCGTCTACTGCGGCGTTCCCGCGGCGAACTCCGCGTTCCGGGTGGCCAGGGCCGTGATCCAGGAAGAGACGGCGCCGGGGGCGTAG
- a CDS encoding exodeoxyribonuclease III encodes MRIATWNVNSITARLPRLLAWLESSGTDVLCVQETKSTAEQFPAEPLRELGYESAVNASGRWNGVALISRVGLDDVVSGLPEGPEYEGVQEPRAVSATCGPVRLWSVYVPNGREVGHDHYAYKLRWLEALRAAVAADAAGERPFAVLGDFNIASTDEDVWDRSQFEGATHVTPKERAALAALRDEGLSDVMPRPLKYDRPFTYWDYRSLGFPKNRGMRIDLVYGNGPFATAVKDSYVDREERKGKGASDHAPVVVDLDV; translated from the coding sequence ATGCGCATCGCGACCTGGAATGTCAATTCGATCACCGCTCGGCTGCCCCGGCTGCTGGCCTGGCTGGAGAGCAGCGGCACGGACGTGCTGTGCGTCCAGGAGACCAAGTCCACCGCCGAGCAGTTCCCCGCCGAGCCGCTGCGCGAGCTGGGGTACGAGTCGGCGGTCAACGCGAGCGGCCGGTGGAACGGGGTGGCGCTGATCTCCCGTGTCGGTCTCGACGACGTGGTCAGCGGCCTCCCGGAGGGACCCGAGTACGAGGGCGTGCAGGAGCCGCGGGCCGTCTCGGCGACCTGCGGCCCCGTCCGCCTCTGGTCGGTGTACGTGCCGAACGGCCGCGAGGTCGGCCATGACCACTACGCCTACAAGCTGCGCTGGCTGGAGGCGCTGCGCGCCGCCGTCGCCGCAGACGCGGCGGGGGAGCGCCCCTTCGCCGTCCTCGGCGACTTCAACATCGCGTCGACGGACGAGGACGTCTGGGACCGCTCCCAGTTCGAGGGGGCCACCCACGTCACCCCCAAGGAGCGCGCCGCTCTCGCTGCCCTGCGCGACGAGGGCCTGTCCGACGTGATGCCCCGGCCGCTGAAGTACGACCGTCCCTTCACCTACTGGGACTACCGCAGCCTCGGCTTCCCCAAGAACAGGGGCATGCGGATCGACCTCGTGTACGGCAACGGCCCCTTCGCCACGGCCGTCAAGGACAGCTACGTCGACCGCGAGGAGCGCAAGGGCAAGGGCGCCTCCGACCACGCTCCTGTCGTCGTGGACCTCGACGTCTGA